A single window of Botrytis cinerea B05.10 chromosome 3, complete sequence DNA harbors:
- the Bcnam2 gene encoding Bcnam2, which produces MQSSIRRCALPRTRLIRPLSYCSRSHPAASFQNVKPVVFTRYASTATNSPFASLDLPSLDQKWRAKWTATEKPKSAKDKEQDEGQKMYILPMFPYPSGDLHLGHFRAYTISDVLARFHTMKGYNVVHPIGWDAFGLPAENAAIERGIDPAVWTKQNIQKMKSQLITWNGRWDWDREITTCDPNFYKHTQEIFLLLHERGLAYQAESLVNYDPVDKTVLANEQVDANGNSWRSGAKVEKRLLKQWFLKISEFREQLLQDINHLAKGGMWPERVLAMQKNWLGKSQGARIRFSISAGDDSSQQSVEVFTTRPDTIYGVQYIALAATHPIVQSLAKGDTKLQQFLDSMSDLPPDSKVGYLLPTVSAMHPLSSQESTPEASKAPLPVYVAPYVLGDYGDGAVMGVPAHDARDYAFWKHNNHDTPPRYVIGPVDGASKAVPAGQPFVHPGHLTSENPRSFVGQTTAKAKQSIMRLLENEGLGSAAETWRLRDWLVSRQRYWGTPIPIIHCGSCGPVPVPKDQLPVKLPSVEGHWLKGKAGNPLDGAHDWVNVPCPKCGSDAKRDTDTMDTFVDSSWYFMRFADPKNSTTPFSPEAANAILPVDVYIGGVEHAILHLLYARFISKFLSTTPLWPEGSTKNVLGEPFKKLLSQGMVHGKTYLDPSNGRFLKPEEVDLTVPSKPILIASGEIAKISYEKMSKSKYNGVDPAQCMTKYGADATRAHMLFQAPVTEVLEWDEQKISGVTRWLKRLHEYVCTSTEVSQKVKNHTLSPKEHLLSAVDVLEKSKKNSPQKQNPNAGTSLLESIHADIKLWRAVQQTITNITEAYSKTHSLNTIVSDLMSLTNLIIETTEANKVSRETSPTNVIAGLENANCVEEQSGLIENAATRVLLQMIAPITPAFAEECWSISQGVVETLSIFDTKFPEADGSIDWLLPETQKCAVQVNGKLRFAIDIPIPEVGMDKVELQKWVMDKILQSEEGMRRFGEGEGQVDVAGRSKRVVVVGRGKTINFVV; this is translated from the exons ATGCAGTCCTCCATTCGCAGATGCGCATTACCTCGAACGAGGCTAATTCGGCCTCTTTCTTATTGTAGTCGCAGTCACCCCGCTGCCAGCTTCCAAAATGTCAAGCCTGTCGTATTTACTCGATATGCTTCTACTGCTACTAACAGCCCTTTTGCAAGTTTAGATCTGCCATCTCTGGATCAGAAATGGCGTGCGAAGTGGACGGCGACGGAGAAGCCGAAATCGGCAAAGGACAAGGAACAAGATGAAGGCCAGAAAATGTACATATTACCTATGTTCCCATATCCATCGGGCGATCTTCATCTGGGTCACTTTCGAGCATATACGATTTCCGATGTCCTGGCACGATTCCACACAATGAAAGGCTATAATGTTGTCCACCCAATTGGTTGGGATGCGTTTGGCTTGCCTGCTGAAAATGCAGCAATTGAACGTGGAATAGACCCCGCAGTCTggacaaaacaaaatatacaaaagatgaagagtCAGCTAATTACTTGGAATGGACGTTGGGACTGGGATAGG GAAATCACAACTTGCGATCCCAATTTCTACAAACATACCCAGgaaatatttcttcttcttcatgaGCGCGGTCTGGCATATCAAGCCGAGTCTTTAGTGAATTATGATCCTGTGGACAAAACTGTTCTTGCAAATGAACAAGTCGATGCAAATGGTAATTCATGGCGATCTGGAGCCAAAGTAGAGAAGAGACTACTAAAACAATGgtttttgaagatatctgAATTTCGAGAGCAATTGcttcaagatatcaatcaCCTGGCTAAGGGAGGTATGTGGCCGGAAAGGGTTCTGGCCATGCAAAAGAATTGGCTAGGGAAATCACAAGGAGCTAGAATTCGATTTTCCATATCTGCAGGTGACGATAGTTCTCAACAGTCTGTTGAAGTCTTCACCACCCGACCAGATACTATCTATGGAGTTCAATACATTGCTCTTGCAGCAACACATCCTATTGTTCAAAGTCTTGCAAAGGGAGATACAAAATTGCAACAGTTTTTGGACAGTATGTCAGATTTACCACCTGATTCAAAGGTTGGCTATCTTCTTCCCACTGTTAGTGCCATGCATCCGTTATCATCCCAAGAATCTACACCAGAGGCCTCTAAAGCACCTTTACCCGTTTATGTTGCACCATATGTACTAGGTGATTATGGTGATGGAGCAGTTATGGGAGTGCCAGCGCATGATGCTCGAGATTATGCATTTTGGAAGCACAATAACCATGACACTCCACCGAGATATGTAATTGGTCCTGTTGACGGTGCTTCGAAAGCTGTCCCCGCAGGCCAACCCTTTGTTCATCCTGGTCATCTTACATCAGAGAATCCACGATCATTTGTTGGCCAAACAACGGCtaaagcaaagcaaagcatcATGAGGCTGCTTGAAAATGAAGGTCTCGGTTCAGCTGCTGAGACATGGCGTCTCAGGGATTGGCTTGTCAGTCGGCAGAGATATTGGGGTACCCCTATTCCCATAATTCATTGTGGTAGTTGTGGTCCAGTACCTGTTCCTAAAGATCAGCTTCCAGTTAAACTGCCTTCGGTTGAAGGCCATTGGTTAAAAGGTAAAGCTGGAAATCCTCTTGACGGTGCCCACGACTGGGTCAATGTCCCATGTCCCAAGTGTGGCAGCGATGCTAAGAGAGATACCGATACCATGGATACCTTTGTCGATTCTAGCTGGTATTTCATGAGATTTGCTGACCCCAAGAATTCAACAACACCATTTTCTCCGGAAGCAGCCAATGCAATCCTCCCTGTTGATGTATATATCGGAGGGGTTGAGCATGCCATTTTGCATTTATTGTATGCTcgtttcatttcaaaattcctTTCTACAACTCCTCTCTGGCCTGAGGGGTCGACCAAGAACGTTCTTGGGGAACCCTTCAAAAAGCTTCTTAGTCAGGGTATGGTGCACGGAAAGACTTATTTGGATCCTTCCAACGGCAGATTTTTAAAACCCGAGGAAGTGGATCTCACCGTACCATCGAAGCCAATTCTTATTGCATCAGGAGAAATCGCCAAGATTAGTTATGAGAAGATGtcaaaatctaaatataatGGCGTCGACCCAGCTCAGTGCATGACGAAGTATGGTGCCGATGCAACCAGAGCCCATATGCTTTTTCAAGCACCAGTCACCGAGGTCCTTGAATGGGATGAGCAGAAAATCTCTGGTGTCACTCGTTGGTTGAAACGTCTTCatgagtatgtatgtacaagTACAGAGGTATCTCAGAAAGTAAAAAATCACACCTTATCTCCTAAAGAGCATCTCCTTTCTGCGGTAGATGTTTTagagaaaagcaaaaagaattCCCCGCAGAAGCAAAACCCGAATGCAGGAACTTCCCTTCTTGAATCTATCCACGCGGACATCAAGCTTTGGCGAGCAGTACAACAAACCATCACGAATATAACAGAAGCTTATAGTAAAACGCATTCTCTTAATACCATTGTCTCAGATTTGATGAGTCTTACCAATCTTATTATCGAAACCACAGAAGCAAATAAAGTCAGCCGCGAAACATCACCTACAAATGTTATCGCTGGACTCGAAAACGCAAATTGTGTAGAAGAGCAAAGTGGTTTGATTGAGAATGCAGCTACGAGAGTTTTACTTCAAATGATAGCACCTATTACTCCAGCCTTCGCGGAAGAATGCTGGTCGATTTCTCAAGGCGTTGTTGAAACACTTTCGATCTTTGATACGAAATTTCCAGAGGCGGATGGATCGATCGACTGGTTACTTCCCGAAACTCAAAAATGTGCAGTGCAAGTTAATGGCAAATTGAGATTCGCAATCGATATACCGATTCCGGAAGTGGGAATGGATAAAGTGGAGTTGCAGAAATGGGTCATGGATAAGATTTTACAGAGTGAAGAGGGAATGAGAAGGtttggggaaggggaaggacAGGTCGATGTGGCGGGGAGAAGTAAGAGGGTGGTCGTTGTGGGGAGGGGAAAGACGATTAATTTTGTTGTTTAG
- the Bcmtg1 gene encoding Bcmtg1, with protein MAQFIPRTAFPQQLSLPRSYYLGHHASGLSRMKTMLSSIDLIIECRDYRVPLTSRNPLFEQSLAGRERVIVYTKRDLGYQGLAVDKKREAIIKDWHKPSSTLFSNHKSKSDIRTILSLCKEHGLAHQSLTGSRILIVGMPNVGKSSLLNALRMAGVNRGKAAFTGAQPGITRKIASGVKIVDPDPEAGTEGVYLVDTPGVFVPFVPDTDSMLKLALVGSVKDTIIAPTTLADYLLFHINLKVGGSVYKEYCEETNDIVQFLDAVCRKTGRLGKGGVPDVEAAALWVIQRWRQGNLGKFVLDEVEVDGLEKKVMEEVRMSVSQARKQAKDTQRMRAKTRRAESMG; from the exons ATGGCACAATTCATACCCCGTACCGCGTTCCCCCAAcaactttctctccctcgATCCTATTACCTAGGCCATCATGCATCCGGTCTCTCGCGAATGAAAACCATGCTCTCGTCCATCGACCTCATTATAGAATGTCGAGACTACAGAGTCCCCCTCACATCTCGAAATCCGTTATTTGAGCAATCGCTCGcgggaagagaaagagtcATCGTGTACACGAAACGGGATTTGGGCTATCAAGGTTTGGCCGTGGATAAAAAG AGAGAAGCAATCATAAAAGATTGGCACAAACCCTCGTCCACCCTCTtctcaaatcacaaatccaaatccgaTATTCGAACCATCCTTTCGCTCTGCAAAGAACACGGTCTTGCGCATCAATCCCTAACCGGTTCTCGAATCCTGATAGTGGGCATGCCTAATGTTGGGAAATCTTCTTTGCTAAACGCTCTCCGCATGGCCGGTGTAAATAGAGGCAAAGCAGCATTCACAGGTGCTCAACCCGGCATCACGAGGAAAATCGCTTCAGGTGTGAAGATAGTTGATCCGGACCCGGAAGCAGGAACAGAGGGTGTCTATTTAGTAGATACTCCCGGTGTGTTTGTGCCTTTCGTGCCGGATACAGATAGTATGTTGAAACTGGCGTTGGTGGGAAGTGTCAAGGATACTATTATTGCGCCAACGACGTTAGCggattatttattatttcatattaatttaaaagtAGGAGGGAGCGTGTATAAAGAATACTGCGAGGAAACGAATGATATTGTACAGTTTCTAGATGCTGTTTGTAGGAAAACGGGACGGTTAGGCAAGGGAGGAGTACCAGATGTAGAGGCTGCAGCACTTTGGGTTATCCAGAGGTGGAGACAGGGAAACTTGGGAAAATTCGTGCTAGATGAGGTGGAGGTTGAtggtttggagaagaaagttaTGGAGGAGGTTAGGATGAGTGTTAGTCAAGCAAGGAAACAAGCGAAGGATACTCAGAGGATGAGGGCGAAGACAAGGAGGGCGGAGTCAATGGGTTGA